One window from the genome of Pelodictyon luteolum DSM 273 encodes:
- a CDS encoding OsmC family protein gives MGNDMIISFGGGKKVNAEFKGFTIHTDQSPNGGGEGSAPEPFALFLASIGTCAGIYVYSFCQQRDIPTDNIRIVQSHFPKESGRGIGKIAIDIQLPADFPEKYRDAVINAANLCAVKKHIQDPPVFELSTSVAGS, from the coding sequence ATGGGCAACGATATGATCATTTCGTTCGGCGGCGGCAAGAAGGTCAATGCCGAGTTCAAAGGCTTCACCATTCATACCGACCAGTCCCCGAATGGCGGCGGCGAGGGATCGGCTCCAGAGCCGTTCGCGCTCTTCCTTGCTTCCATCGGCACCTGTGCCGGCATATACGTCTACTCCTTCTGTCAGCAGCGCGACATTCCGACCGATAACATCCGTATCGTGCAGTCCCATTTCCCCAAAGAGAGTGGTCGCGGCATCGGGAAAATTGCCATTGATATCCAGCTTCCGGCCGATTTCCCGGAGAAGTACCGCGATGCGGTCATCAATGCGGCGAACCTCTGCGCGGTGAAGAAGCATATCCAGGATCCTCCGGTGTTCGAGCTTTCGACTTCGGTCGCCGGCTCCTGA
- the cbiB gene encoding adenosylcobinamide-phosphate synthase CbiB: MMESVWLVLAAFLLDLAFGDPRWLPHPVRAMGSLAAALEARLRRTALPLRFQGILAAASVIAISSGAAWAVIRGAAALHPLFADVVSVLIMYSCFATRDLADHALAVLSPLAAGRLKEARQRVSWMVGRDTEVMDEDAIALAATESVAENTVDGVTAPIFYALLLGPLGVVAYKAASTLDSTFGYRNERYMEFGWASARFDDLVNFIPARLTVFAIALAAAVAKLRVFDIFRAVREGAALHESPNAGYPESAFAGALGVMFGGERSYGGVPDMAPVLGVRAERCNARTLRGAIGLMRLTAFFFLGGGVLLSAAIGHFLLQ; this comes from the coding sequence ATGATGGAGTCGGTGTGGCTTGTTCTGGCGGCGTTCCTGCTTGACCTTGCATTCGGCGACCCCAGGTGGCTGCCGCATCCGGTCCGTGCGATGGGGAGCCTTGCTGCCGCTCTTGAAGCACGGCTCCGCCGCACCGCGCTTCCGCTTCGCTTTCAGGGCATCCTTGCCGCGGCATCAGTCATTGCAATCTCCTCCGGTGCGGCCTGGGCCGTCATCAGGGGCGCGGCGGCACTGCACCCGCTTTTTGCCGATGTCGTCTCGGTGCTTATTATGTACAGCTGTTTCGCCACGCGTGACCTTGCCGACCACGCCCTTGCCGTGCTCAGTCCGCTTGCGGCAGGAAGACTCAAAGAAGCCCGGCAGCGGGTCTCATGGATGGTCGGTCGCGATACGGAGGTGATGGATGAAGACGCCATTGCCCTTGCCGCCACCGAAAGCGTGGCAGAGAATACTGTTGACGGAGTGACTGCCCCGATCTTTTACGCGCTCCTTCTTGGGCCTCTCGGCGTAGTTGCATACAAGGCGGCAAGTACGCTTGATTCAACCTTCGGGTACCGCAATGAGCGCTATATGGAGTTCGGATGGGCATCGGCCCGGTTCGATGATCTCGTCAACTTTATCCCTGCACGGCTGACCGTCTTTGCCATAGCGCTTGCGGCTGCAGTCGCGAAACTGCGGGTTTTTGATATATTCAGGGCTGTCCGGGAGGGTGCAGCTCTTCATGAGAGCCCCAACGCAGGATATCCGGAATCCGCCTTTGCCGGTGCGCTGGGGGTGATGTTCGGTGGAGAACGCAGCTATGGCGGGGTGCCGGATATGGCGCCGGTCCTTGGCGTACGCGCTGAGCGCTGCAATGCCCGGACGCTTCGGGGTGCCATAGGGCTCATGCGGCTGACGGCATTCTTTTTTCTCGGGGGCGGGGTTCTGCTGTCGGCAGCCATCGGCCACTTTCTTTTACAATGA
- a CDS encoding SLAC1 anion channel family protein, whose amino-acid sequence MEKIQRLRHFPVTFFSLVLGMAGFTLAVQRSMPLAGMGSLPSDWLLYLTLAIGGLSVVAYLLKSLLHPGEVALEWGHPVLINFFPLPAIVLLIFSAVFLVRDIETARYFFMVGVFLQFASSVAIISSWMSEPHYRISHMTPAWFIPIMGSIIVPLSGVRLGNLELSWFFFSLGLVFWIALFVIVMNRMIFHASIPERFMPTLFILFAPPALGFLAYLSLNGGQLDAFARILYYFSLYLFVLLLFRLPSLSRLEFHLSWWAYSFPIAARVLASVKMFSLTENPFFRSIAFFELAFLAIVVLFLIIRTATAMVSGSICTEE is encoded by the coding sequence ATGGAAAAGATCCAGCGACTCCGGCATTTCCCTGTAACATTCTTTTCGCTGGTCCTCGGCATGGCCGGCTTCACGCTGGCCGTGCAGCGGAGCATGCCGCTGGCCGGTATGGGATCTCTTCCTTCCGACTGGCTGCTCTACCTCACGCTTGCCATCGGCGGGCTCTCCGTAGTGGCCTACCTCCTGAAATCCCTCCTGCATCCGGGAGAAGTTGCTCTTGAGTGGGGCCATCCTGTCCTGATCAATTTCTTTCCTCTGCCGGCAATCGTTCTTCTCATCTTTTCGGCGGTGTTTCTTGTCCGCGACATCGAGACGGCCCGCTATTTCTTCATGGTCGGAGTCTTTCTGCAGTTCGCCTCGTCTGTCGCCATCATTTCCAGCTGGATGTCTGAACCTCATTACCGGATCAGCCACATGACTCCGGCCTGGTTCATTCCGATCATGGGCTCCATCATTGTTCCGCTTTCGGGCGTAAGGCTCGGGAACCTCGAGCTCTCCTGGTTTTTCTTTTCTCTCGGCCTGGTGTTCTGGATCGCCCTCTTTGTCATCGTCATGAACCGGATGATCTTCCATGCCTCCATTCCCGAGCGGTTCATGCCGACCCTCTTCATCCTCTTTGCCCCTCCGGCACTCGGCTTTCTCGCCTATCTCAGCCTGAACGGCGGCCAGCTTGATGCATTCGCCCGCATTCTCTATTACTTTTCCCTCTACCTCTTCGTCCTTCTGCTCTTCCGTCTCCCTTCGCTTTCACGGCTGGAGTTCCACCTCTCCTGGTGGGCGTACTCTTTTCCGATCGCAGCGAGGGTGCTGGCTTCCGTGAAAATGTTCTCCCTCACTGAAAACCCTTTTTTCCGGAGCATTGCGTTTTTTGAGCTCGCCTTTCTGGCCATTGTCGTGCTTTTTCTCATCATCCGTACGGCAACCGCAATGGTTTCCGGCAGTATATGCACCGAGGAGTGA
- a CDS encoding DUF134 domain-containing protein produces MHRGVMGEGSESRSRRKPVRPGRPVLCRCVVGKPRATCFKPEGVSPSRLKDVVITLDELEAIRLADKLGLYHAEAAGLMKVSRQTFGRILDSAHRKVALALVEGHSICIEGGHIQPQDPNGEPDEPGICVCLHCGTEIPHHNGTPCRTLDCPDCGRPMVRRGRCSSID; encoded by the coding sequence ATGCACCGAGGAGTGATGGGAGAAGGGAGCGAAAGCCGCAGCCGGAGAAAACCCGTCCGCCCCGGCAGGCCGGTCCTGTGCCGCTGTGTCGTCGGCAAGCCGAGGGCAACCTGCTTCAAGCCGGAGGGCGTGTCTCCCTCACGGCTGAAAGACGTGGTGATCACGCTTGACGAACTCGAGGCCATCCGTCTTGCTGACAAACTCGGCCTCTACCATGCCGAAGCTGCCGGCCTCATGAAGGTATCCCGCCAGACCTTCGGCCGTATCCTGGACTCTGCACATCGTAAGGTTGCTCTGGCGCTCGTCGAGGGTCATTCAATCTGCATCGAGGGCGGCCACATCCAGCCGCAGGATCCAAACGGCGAGCCTGACGAGCCGGGAATCTGTGTCTGCCTCCACTGCGGGACCGAAATACCGCACCATAACGGCACACCCTGCCGGACCCTTGACTGCCCCGACTGCGGCCGCCCCATGGTACGCCGTGGGCGCTGCTCCTCCATAGACTGA
- the cbiR gene encoding cobamide remodeling phosphodiesterase CbiR, translating into MASQHAFPCRFGTTSYIIPDAIIPNVEYLRKRVDDIELVLFESDEFSNLPTADDMRRLIEFAAEDDLTYSVHLPLDAYLGHRDRDERERSVAKCMRIVELTADLPRSAYVVHAEAGKGVDVNTFDQSALMRFADAFRASASRLLSSTDASASEFSVETLNYPYEHIWPVVDDLGLSVTLDVGHMMLCGFPAAEYFDRYLHRARVLHVHGVLEGRDHVSLRHLDATILDMVMERLKTHPDLERVFTMEIFSEADFLDSCSLFDTRRRRA; encoded by the coding sequence ATGGCATCACAGCATGCATTCCCCTGCCGCTTCGGGACCACTTCCTACATCATTCCGGATGCGATCATCCCTAATGTGGAGTATCTCAGAAAGCGGGTGGACGACATAGAACTCGTCCTCTTCGAGTCCGACGAGTTCTCGAACCTGCCAACGGCCGACGATATGCGGCGTCTTATTGAGTTTGCCGCAGAAGATGACCTCACATACTCGGTCCATCTGCCGCTCGACGCCTATCTTGGCCACAGGGACAGGGATGAGAGGGAGCGCTCGGTAGCGAAGTGCATGCGCATCGTCGAACTCACGGCCGATCTGCCGCGTTCGGCCTATGTGGTGCATGCTGAAGCGGGAAAGGGTGTTGACGTCAACACCTTTGACCAGTCAGCCCTCATGCGCTTCGCCGATGCGTTCCGCGCTTCTGCCTCACGCCTGCTCTCCTCCACGGATGCTTCTGCCAGCGAGTTTTCGGTCGAAACCCTCAACTATCCCTACGAACACATCTGGCCGGTGGTCGATGACCTCGGTCTCTCGGTGACGCTTGACGTCGGCCATATGATGCTCTGCGGGTTCCCGGCCGCTGAGTATTTCGACCGTTACCTGCACCGGGCGAGGGTGCTGCATGTGCATGGGGTGCTGGAAGGGCGCGACCATGTCTCGCTCCGCCACCTTGATGCCACGATTCTCGACATGGTGATGGAGAGACTCAAAACACATCCCGACCTTGAGCGGGTCTTTACCATGGAAATCTTTTCTGAGGCTGACTTCCTTGATTCATGCAGCCTGTTTGACACAAGGAGGAGGCGGGCATGA
- the cobT gene encoding nicotinate-nucleotide--dimethylbenzimidazole phosphoribosyltransferase — MQKQFQTLIDAVQPVDGTLTEAAQAHLDDLTKPRGSLGRLEEIALQFVRATGCLKPVLTKKKICCFAGDHGVAIEGVSAFPAEVTPQMVYNMLSGGAAINVLASHSGADLDVVDMGVNHDFPETEGLVQRKVGRGTRNIAEGPAMTEAETLIALMAGAGIALSAHEAGYHLLGTGEMGIANTTPATALYAVLLGIAPETIAGRGTGIDDQRLEHKKTVIRRAIEINQLHCGTPLGTLAALGGFEIAGIAGFILGAASVRLPVVVDGFISTAGAVAAMKLCPASSGYLFFSHLSNEQGHRTVMESQGVRPILDLDLRLGEGTGGALAMHVIEGAIRIYNEMATFSSACVAGKEGE; from the coding sequence ATGCAGAAACAGTTCCAGACCCTCATCGATGCGGTCCAGCCGGTTGACGGCACTCTTACGGAGGCCGCACAGGCGCATCTCGACGACCTTACCAAACCCCGTGGGAGCCTCGGCCGTCTGGAGGAGATTGCCCTGCAGTTCGTCCGGGCTACCGGATGCCTGAAGCCGGTGCTCACAAAGAAAAAGATCTGCTGTTTCGCCGGCGACCACGGCGTCGCTATAGAGGGTGTCTCGGCGTTTCCGGCCGAGGTGACACCCCAGATGGTCTACAACATGCTCTCCGGCGGAGCGGCCATCAATGTCCTCGCCAGCCATTCTGGAGCAGATCTCGACGTGGTCGACATGGGCGTGAACCATGATTTCCCTGAGACTGAGGGCCTCGTTCAGCGGAAGGTCGGGCGCGGCACCCGGAACATTGCCGAAGGGCCTGCAATGACGGAAGCCGAGACCCTTATTGCCCTTATGGCGGGAGCCGGCATAGCCCTCTCCGCCCATGAGGCCGGTTACCACCTGCTTGGAACAGGGGAGATGGGCATTGCCAATACGACGCCGGCAACCGCGCTCTATGCTGTGCTTCTCGGTATAGCGCCGGAGACGATCGCCGGAAGGGGAACCGGAATAGACGACCAGCGCCTGGAGCATAAAAAAACGGTGATCAGGCGCGCCATTGAGATCAATCAGCTACATTGTGGAACACCGCTAGGGACGCTAGCTGCGCTCGGCGGGTTTGAAATCGCCGGCATCGCAGGCTTCATCCTCGGTGCCGCTTCAGTCCGGCTTCCGGTCGTGGTCGACGGCTTCATCTCAACGGCAGGAGCCGTTGCTGCAATGAAGCTCTGTCCGGCCTCGTCCGGGTACCTGTTCTTCAGCCATCTCTCCAACGAGCAGGGCCATAGAACGGTGATGGAGTCGCAGGGAGTTCGACCGATTCTCGATCTCGACCTTCGACTCGGCGAGGGAACGGGCGGTGCGCTTGCCATGCATGTGATCGAGGGGGCAATACGGATATACAACGAAATGGCAACGTTCAGCTCTGCCTGCGTAGCCGGAAAAGAGGGGGAGTAA
- a CDS encoding FecCD family ABC transporter permease has protein sequence MRVVAFLAAVPLLLVLSLLLGPSGIGIPDLQTPSGNAILSLRFSRLLMGLMTGAALSASGVVFQALLRNPLAEPYVLGVSGGAGLGATISILAGASLALPFSLPVIAFVSAVLTLILVYAIASQGTGGQPSVYSLILAGVIVSAICSSIIMFLVSSASVEGLHNVIWWMLGSLQPASSSQQLAASLLVSIGLIGSWVLSRPLNALVLGRDMAHYQGINARLIIVLGLLLATLLAATAVSLSGMIGFVGLIVPHVVRASFGPDHRKLIPLSALGGGVFLVMCDALARTLIAPVEIPVGVVTALAGGPFFLIILQKRMKQAWIS, from the coding sequence TTGCGGGTGGTGGCCTTTCTTGCTGCCGTTCCTCTCCTTCTCGTGCTCTCGCTCCTCCTGGGGCCTTCCGGCATCGGCATTCCCGACCTCCAGACCCCTTCAGGCAATGCCATCCTGTCGCTTCGCTTCAGCCGACTCCTGATGGGGCTCATGACCGGTGCCGCTCTCTCGGCTTCCGGCGTGGTCTTTCAGGCACTGCTCCGCAACCCTCTGGCAGAGCCTTACGTACTCGGCGTGAGCGGCGGGGCGGGGCTCGGCGCCACAATCAGCATCCTGGCCGGGGCCTCTCTTGCTCTTCCCTTCAGCCTTCCGGTCATCGCTTTTGTGTCCGCCGTCTTGACCCTCATCCTCGTCTACGCAATCGCCAGCCAGGGCACAGGCGGCCAGCCATCGGTCTACAGCCTGATTCTTGCGGGAGTAATCGTCAGCGCCATATGCTCGAGCATCATCATGTTTCTGGTTTCGAGTGCAAGCGTGGAAGGACTGCACAATGTCATCTGGTGGATGCTCGGAAGTCTTCAACCCGCTTCATCTTCACAGCAGCTCGCTGCGTCCCTTCTGGTCTCGATCGGCCTCATCGGCTCCTGGGTGCTGTCGCGGCCGCTGAATGCCCTCGTGCTCGGTCGCGACATGGCGCACTACCAGGGTATCAATGCACGGCTCATCATCGTTCTCGGCCTGCTGCTTGCAACCCTGCTTGCAGCCACCGCAGTTTCTCTGTCAGGCATGATAGGGTTTGTCGGGCTCATCGTGCCGCATGTGGTCCGGGCCTCGTTCGGACCCGACCACCGGAAGCTGATTCCGCTCTCAGCATTGGGTGGCGGGGTATTTCTCGTCATGTGCGATGCTCTCGCCCGTACCCTCATCGCTCCTGTCGAAATACCTGTCGGGGTCGTCACTGCGCTTGCCGGAGGCCCATTTTTCCTCATTATCCTCCAGAAGCGGATGAAACAGGCCTGGATCAGCTGA
- a CDS encoding ABC transporter ATP-binding protein, whose product MAGEALTFRDVTAGYSHRRVLDGVSFAVREGEFVSLIGPNGSGKSTLLKTAAALVKPVAGSVELFGQDVCTLRPSLRASLLGVVPQKLDAPMAFSVAEIVMNGRVGSMGLLGRLSPHDHDLVERAMIYTDVLDLRNRYFGELSGGEQQRVALAMVLAQEPRIIMLDESISHLDINHRNEVLQILLNLNREQQLTIVLVSHDLTLSASVSDRLLLMYEGRLAADGAPHEVLRPDLLGRVYDCELQVRPDPFTGSLQVTGNLEGRKMSGSPAIRTHVVAGGGSGIELYRRLVLEGFGVTTGVLNQLDSDAEAARALSIPAVLEQPFSAVGQEAADKARGMVAEADALIITHVPFGSGNLVNLQIADEALRQGLRVFIARGLEDRDYTEYKAASRLAADMTARGALSWQTMHELIMKLQQQQPT is encoded by the coding sequence ATGGCAGGCGAAGCACTGACATTCAGGGACGTAACTGCCGGCTACAGCCACCGCCGTGTGCTCGACGGGGTGAGTTTTGCTGTCAGGGAAGGGGAGTTCGTCTCCCTCATCGGCCCCAACGGTAGCGGCAAAAGCACCCTTCTGAAGACTGCTGCGGCCCTTGTAAAGCCTGTTGCCGGGTCGGTCGAGTTATTCGGACAGGATGTCTGTACTCTCCGGCCCTCTTTGCGCGCATCGCTGCTCGGGGTGGTGCCGCAGAAGCTTGATGCTCCGATGGCGTTCAGCGTCGCTGAAATCGTGATGAACGGCCGTGTCGGGTCTATGGGGCTGCTCGGCCGCCTCTCCCCCCATGACCACGACCTTGTCGAGCGCGCCATGATCTACACGGACGTTCTCGATCTCCGCAACCGGTATTTCGGGGAACTCAGCGGCGGCGAGCAGCAGCGCGTTGCGCTTGCCATGGTGCTGGCGCAGGAGCCGCGCATCATCATGCTCGACGAGTCGATCTCCCATCTCGACATCAATCACCGCAACGAGGTGCTGCAGATCCTGCTCAACCTGAATCGCGAACAGCAGCTGACGATCGTGCTCGTCAGCCATGACCTCACGCTTTCAGCCTCCGTCTCCGACCGCCTGCTCCTCATGTATGAGGGCCGGCTTGCCGCCGACGGGGCGCCGCACGAAGTCCTTCGCCCAGACCTGCTCGGCCGGGTGTATGACTGCGAACTCCAGGTCCGTCCGGACCCCTTTACGGGTTCACTCCAGGTGACGGGGAACCTTGAAGGGCGAAAGATGAGCGGCAGCCCTGCAATCCGTACCCATGTGGTCGCCGGCGGGGGCAGCGGCATCGAGCTCTACCGTCGCCTGGTTCTCGAGGGGTTCGGCGTTACGACGGGTGTGCTCAACCAGCTTGATTCCGATGCCGAAGCGGCCCGGGCGCTTTCCATCCCCGCAGTGCTTGAACAGCCTTTTTCAGCGGTCGGGCAGGAGGCGGCAGATAAAGCCCGCGGGATGGTGGCCGAAGCCGATGCCCTGATCATCACCCATGTGCCTTTCGGTTCAGGCAACCTGGTCAACCTTCAGATCGCAGACGAAGCACTGCGCCAGGGCCTGCGGGTGTTCATCGCCCGGGGCCTTGAAGATCGGGACTATACGGAGTATAAAGCCGCCAGCCGCCTCGCTGCCGATATGACGGCAAGAGGCGCCCTGTCGTGGCAGACGATGCACGAGCTCATCATGAAACTGCAGCAACAGCAACCAACCTGA
- a CDS encoding adenosylcobinamide-GDP ribazoletransferase, translated as MLNGLVTGLVTALRTLSVFPVPGREARSFSSALYWFPAVGLLLGLFVAGSGWIGYLAGWDRFGAALMVVSGLVVTRGMHADGLADMFDGFWGGRDRDSALRIMKDPNVGSFGALGLGSLLLFKWVALEQLLSFGAFDWVIAGVVLARTAQVALAVALPYARSGGGTAEGFVVGAGRKHAVVSSLSALLIIVFVLKSTPGAVVIVTGASLASTLFIGWLSSKKIGGVTGDVLGAVSEVTEIAVWTAGGLYFMLR; from the coding sequence ATGCTTAATGGTCTTGTGACGGGTCTTGTTACTGCACTAAGGACGCTCTCCGTGTTTCCGGTTCCGGGCAGAGAGGCCCGGTCGTTCAGCTCTGCCCTCTACTGGTTTCCTGCTGTCGGCCTGCTGCTCGGCCTCTTCGTGGCCGGGTCCGGCTGGATCGGATACCTGGCGGGATGGGACCGATTCGGTGCTGCGCTGATGGTTGTCTCCGGCCTTGTGGTTACCCGTGGCATGCATGCCGACGGCCTTGCAGACATGTTTGACGGATTCTGGGGCGGGCGCGACCGCGATTCGGCCCTCAGGATCATGAAAGATCCCAATGTCGGCTCGTTCGGTGCTCTGGGTCTTGGCTCTCTCCTGCTCTTCAAGTGGGTTGCCCTTGAACAGCTTCTTTCGTTCGGTGCCTTCGACTGGGTTATTGCTGGCGTGGTGCTTGCGCGCACGGCTCAGGTGGCGCTTGCCGTTGCGCTTCCTTACGCCCGCAGCGGCGGGGGCACGGCGGAGGGGTTTGTTGTGGGGGCGGGCCGCAAGCATGCCGTTGTTTCCTCCCTCTCAGCCCTTTTGATCATCGTCTTCGTCCTGAAAAGCACCCCGGGGGCTGTTGTCATTGTTACAGGAGCGTCTCTTGCCTCAACCCTCTTCATCGGCTGGCTCTCCAGTAAGAAAATTGGTGGAGTCACCGGAGACGTTCTCGGGGCGGTCAGCGAGGTGACGGAAATAGCCGTATGGACGGCTGGCGGACTTTATTTCATGCTGCGTTGA
- the cobD gene encoding threonine-phosphate decarboxylase CobD, whose amino-acid sequence MSSLYDHTHGGSPASSGAMLDFSINISPVLPPIGPVVVEPSELMRYPSIDGAGIRSFYVDRFKLDPNSVLPLNGAAEGIYLLPRAHGLRRVLIPAPSFYEYERACRIAGAEVVWMELSEADGFAMPSFERLVSAMDGVDALFLANPNNPTGTELPPGMLPGLASRFPEKWFIVDEAFIQYTAAFPRNSLMREVMAMKNVVVVHSLTKFYALPGLRLGAVVAHPDVIERLLFHKEPWTVNAVAEQVAGRLAGCGTWEESLRKMLAAERERIQRECSSIEGLTLYGGSANFFLARSTRSLDVLLPQFTRKGIHLRDARNFRGLEGEWFRFAVRTPDENTRLIALFREVMP is encoded by the coding sequence GTGAGCAGTCTCTATGACCATACGCACGGGGGTTCTCCGGCTTCATCGGGCGCCATGCTGGACTTCAGCATCAACATCAGTCCGGTTCTTCCGCCGATCGGCCCGGTCGTCGTCGAGCCTTCTGAGTTGATGAGATACCCCTCCATCGACGGGGCAGGGATCCGTTCGTTCTATGTGGACCGGTTCAAACTTGATCCCAATTCGGTGCTTCCTCTGAACGGGGCCGCTGAGGGCATCTACCTCCTGCCGCGGGCCCACGGTCTCCGGCGGGTGCTTATCCCTGCACCCTCATTCTACGAGTATGAGCGGGCATGCCGCATTGCGGGTGCGGAAGTCGTATGGATGGAACTCAGCGAGGCGGACGGTTTTGCGATGCCATCGTTCGAGCGGCTGGTTTCTGCAATGGACGGTGTTGACGCCCTGTTCCTCGCCAACCCCAACAACCCGACAGGAACTGAACTTCCGCCCGGGATGCTGCCGGGACTCGCAAGCCGGTTCCCTGAAAAGTGGTTTATTGTCGATGAGGCGTTCATCCAGTATACCGCGGCATTTCCCCGGAATTCGCTGATGCGGGAGGTCATGGCCATGAAGAACGTGGTCGTGGTGCACTCCCTGACGAAGTTCTATGCCCTTCCGGGGCTTCGCCTCGGTGCGGTTGTCGCCCATCCCGATGTCATTGAACGATTGCTCTTCCACAAGGAGCCGTGGACGGTGAACGCTGTGGCCGAGCAGGTGGCCGGGAGGCTGGCCGGATGCGGCACGTGGGAGGAGTCGCTCCGCAAGATGCTCGCTGCAGAACGTGAAAGGATACAGCGGGAGTGCTCCTCAATCGAGGGTCTCACGCTCTATGGCGGCAGTGCGAATTTCTTCCTCGCCCGCTCGACCCGCTCTCTTGATGTTCTGCTCCCTCAGTTTACCAGGAAGGGGATCCATCTGCGCGATGCAAGAAACTTCCGCGGACTGGAAGGGGAGTGGTTCCGGTTTGCCGTAAGGACACCCGATGAAAACACCCGCCTCATCGCTCTCTTTCGTGAGGTGATGCCATGA
- a CDS encoding cob(I)yrinic acid a,c-diamide adenosyltransferase: MGEAERNARRILLFTGNGKGKSTAAFGMLARALGHGMRARVIQFVKSDGEVGEQKFFSALPLVEWSQHGRGFLPRDPDSPQMADHREAAAEGLSAALAALLDPDCDFVLLDEVCFALSRGLIESAPLISGIKGAADGKIVVLTGRNAPQELLDLADTATEMTMLKHGYEAGIPAQKGVED; the protein is encoded by the coding sequence ATGGGTGAGGCTGAGAGAAATGCAAGGCGTATCCTTCTCTTTACCGGCAACGGCAAAGGCAAAAGCACTGCGGCATTCGGCATGCTGGCCCGTGCGCTCGGCCACGGCATGCGTGCACGGGTGATTCAGTTCGTGAAATCCGACGGCGAGGTCGGCGAACAGAAGTTTTTCAGCGCTTTACCGCTGGTGGAGTGGTCGCAGCATGGCAGGGGATTCCTTCCGCGTGACCCTGACAGCCCCCAGATGGCAGACCACAGGGAGGCCGCGGCCGAAGGGCTGTCGGCCGCACTTGCCGCCCTTCTCGACCCCGACTGCGATTTCGTCCTGCTCGACGAGGTCTGTTTCGCGCTCTCCAGAGGGCTTATCGAGTCTGCACCCCTCATATCCGGCATCAAAGGTGCCGCTGACGGGAAGATCGTCGTCCTGACCGGCCGCAATGCGCCTCAGGAGCTGCTGGACCTGGCCGATACCGCTACCGAAATGACCATGTTGAAGCACGGCTACGAAGCGGGCATCCCTGCCCAGAAAGGAGTGGAAGATTAA
- the cobU gene encoding bifunctional adenosylcobinamide kinase/adenosylcobinamide-phosphate guanylyltransferase has protein sequence MTDKPTKIVFVTGGARSGKSTFALRLAMQHRRRVFLATAEPFDIEMQRRIGRHREERGSAFKTIEEPVQIARALKNVPEETDVVLLDCLTVWTGNLMHRFGDDEPAISAEIDALLEVLLQPPCSLVIVTNETGMGIVPENAMARRFRDMAGIINQRVASRSDEAWLLASGLPLKLK, from the coding sequence ATGACGGATAAACCGACAAAGATTGTCTTTGTGACGGGCGGAGCCCGGAGCGGCAAGAGCACCTTTGCCTTGAGGCTTGCCATGCAGCATCGGCGGAGGGTGTTTCTTGCTACGGCCGAACCGTTCGATATTGAGATGCAGAGGCGCATCGGCCGCCACCGGGAGGAACGCGGTTCGGCGTTCAAGACCATTGAGGAGCCGGTTCAGATAGCCCGTGCACTGAAAAATGTCCCAGAGGAGACCGATGTGGTGCTGCTTGACTGCCTCACGGTATGGACCGGGAATCTCATGCACCGTTTCGGTGACGATGAACCGGCCATCTCGGCGGAAATTGATGCCCTCCTTGAAGTCCTCCTGCAGCCGCCCTGTTCCCTGGTCATCGTCACCAATGAAACGGGCATGGGCATTGTGCCCGAAAACGCCATGGCCCGCAGGTTCCGCGACATGGCAGGCATCATCAATCAGCGTGTTGCCTCCCGGAGCGATGAAGCATGGCTCCTGGCCAGCGGGCTGCCGCTTAAACTGAAATGA